A single Zootoca vivipara chromosome 1, rZooViv1.1, whole genome shotgun sequence DNA region contains:
- the CARF gene encoding calcium-responsive transcription factor isoform X5 → MEENGVDQEASMERASDLLVNSNNTEEVETEDQVFQMIVASQSENGQVLHVIPSSQPGMAQVIIPQGQLLDVTSCQDASEERNGGSLRTVAVAAVADGTSRYILHPQASLTVSKTTATRLLEDTFPVSPQPLSSNTPTWARRLRNCEKIGDSYRGYCSSETELENILTVHKQQTHSVWGTRQSPSPAKPATRLMWKSQYVPFDGIPFVNAGSRAIVMECQYGPRRKGFQPRKTGEQEDISCQVYKATCPARIYIKKVQKFPEYRVPTDPKIDKKILRVEQEKAFNVLKKNLIDAGGVLRWYVQLPTQQAHQYHQLEMCLPRSPFSIPSPEGEDDAGKDESCTLPSRLHPQVADKIRELVSQGIEQVYAVRKQLRKFVERELFRPDEVPEKHNLSFFPTVNDLKNHIHEVQKSLRNGKILYNSETIPAMVKERTLLFSSFSFSRVLWSFWQSSLPALDSLRITVSKALAQFPPPLE, encoded by the exons ATGGAAGAAAATGGAGTTGATCAAGAAGCCAGTATGGAGAGAGCTAGTGACTTATTGGTCAACTCTAATAATACTGAAGAGGTGGAAACTGAGGACCAAGTATTCCAG ATGATAGTTGCCAGCCAGTCTGAAAATGGGCAAGTGCTGCACGTTATTCCTTCTTCTCAGCCAGGAATGGCACAAGTGATTATTCCCCAAGGTCAACTTTTGGATGTCACCAGTTGTCAGG ATGCTTCAGAAGAGAGAAATGGTGGGAGTTTGCGAACTGTTGCAGTGGCTGCTGTTGCAGACGGTACAAGCAGATACATCCTTCATCCTCAAGCATCTCTTACGGTGTCCAAAACAACAGCCACCAG GTTATTGGAAGACACTTTTCCAGTTTCCCCACAACCATTGTCCTCAAACACACCTACCTGGGCTCGCCGTCTCAGGAACTGTGAG AAAATTGGGGATTCATACCGTGGCTATTGTTCGAGTGAAACAGAATTAGAGAATATTCTAACAGTGCACAAGCAGCAGACGCACAGCGTGTGGGGAACACGCCAGTCTCCAAGCCCAGCTAAACCTGCCACAAGGCTGATGTGGAAATCACAATATGTTCCATTTGACGGGATCCCTTTTGTCAATGCTG GAAGCAGAGCCATAGTGATGGAGTGCCAATATGGGCCCCGAAGGAAGGGTTTTCAGCCCAGGAAAACCGGTGAACAGGAGGACATTTCCTGCCAAGTGTACAAAGCCACCTGTCCTGCAAG GATCTATATTAAGAAGGTCCAGAAGTTCCCTGAGTATAGAGTTCCGACAGACCCCAAAATTGATAAGAAAATTTTACGTGTGGAACAGGAGAAAGCTTTCAACGTGCTGAAGAAAAACCTGATTGATGCTGGCGGGGTTCTCAG GTGGTATGTGCAGTTACCCACTCAGCAGGCTCATCAGTATCATCAACTAGAGATGTGCCTCCCACGATCGCCATTCTCCATACCGTCTCCTGAGGGTGAGGATGATGCAGGCAAAGACGAAAGCTGCACGCTGCCCTCGCGACTTCACCCGCAAGTTGCAGATAAGATCCGAGAGCTAGTGTCTCAAGGAATAGAACAAGTCTACGCAGTGAGGAAACAGTTACG AAAATTTGTGGAGCGAGAATTGTTCAGACCTGATGAAGTGCCGGAGAAGCACAACTTGTCTTTCTTTCCTACTGTAAATGATCTCAAGAACCACATTCATGAAGTGCAGAAGTCACTAAGAAACGGAAAGATATTATACAACTCAGAAACTATTCCAGCAATGGTAAAAGAGCGGactcttcttttttcctctttctcttttagcCGAGTTTTGTGGTCGTTTTGGCAGTCTTCATTGCCTGCTCTTGACTCTCTCAGGATAACCGTTTCAAAGGCATtagcacaattcccccccccccttgagtaa
- the CARF gene encoding calcium-responsive transcription factor isoform X1 produces MEENGVDQEASMERASDLLVNSNNTEEVETEDQVFQHLAYVETGDASFGPNVPQADLPIMAPISEDVSQSLNAQMQLSQALPFSAEGFQLVNQSGHPLYEVQSSEGSSTHMMIVASQSENGQVLHVIPSSQPGMAQVIIPQGQLLDVTSCQDASEERNGGSLRTVAVAAVADGTSRYILHPQASLTVSKTTATRLLEDTFPVSPQPLSSNTPTWARRLRNCEKIGDSYRGYCSSETELENILTVHKQQTHSVWGTRQSPSPAKPATRLMWKSQYVPFDGIPFVNAGSRAIVMECQYGPRRKGFQPRKTGEQEDISCQVYKATCPARIYIKKVQKFPEYRVPTDPKIDKKILRVEQEKAFNVLKKNLIDAGGVLRWYVQLPTQQAHQYHQLEMCLPRSPFSIPSPEGEDDAGKDESCTLPSRLHPQVADKIRELVSQGIEQVYAVRKQLRKFVERELFRPDEVPEKHNLSFFPTVNDLKNHIHEVQKSLRNGKILYNSETIPAMVKERTLLFSSFSFSRVLWSFWQSSLPALDSLRITVSKALAQFPPPLE; encoded by the exons ATGGAAGAAAATGGAGTTGATCAAGAAGCCAGTATGGAGAGAGCTAGTGACTTATTGGTCAACTCTAATAATACTGAAGAGGTGGAAACTGAGGACCAAGTATTCCAG CATCTAGCATACGTGGAAACCGGGGACGCATCCTTTGGGCCAAATGTTCCTCAAGCAGACCTGCCCATCATGGCGCCCATTTCCGAAGATGTTTCTCAGTCCCTGAATGCacaaatgcagctgtcccaggCACTCCCTTTTTCAGCAGAAGGGTTTCAACTTGTAAACCAGAGTGGCCATCCCCTTTATGAAGTACAATCTTCAGAGGGGTCCAGCACTCACATG ATGATAGTTGCCAGCCAGTCTGAAAATGGGCAAGTGCTGCACGTTATTCCTTCTTCTCAGCCAGGAATGGCACAAGTGATTATTCCCCAAGGTCAACTTTTGGATGTCACCAGTTGTCAGG ATGCTTCAGAAGAGAGAAATGGTGGGAGTTTGCGAACTGTTGCAGTGGCTGCTGTTGCAGACGGTACAAGCAGATACATCCTTCATCCTCAAGCATCTCTTACGGTGTCCAAAACAACAGCCACCAG GTTATTGGAAGACACTTTTCCAGTTTCCCCACAACCATTGTCCTCAAACACACCTACCTGGGCTCGCCGTCTCAGGAACTGTGAG AAAATTGGGGATTCATACCGTGGCTATTGTTCGAGTGAAACAGAATTAGAGAATATTCTAACAGTGCACAAGCAGCAGACGCACAGCGTGTGGGGAACACGCCAGTCTCCAAGCCCAGCTAAACCTGCCACAAGGCTGATGTGGAAATCACAATATGTTCCATTTGACGGGATCCCTTTTGTCAATGCTG GAAGCAGAGCCATAGTGATGGAGTGCCAATATGGGCCCCGAAGGAAGGGTTTTCAGCCCAGGAAAACCGGTGAACAGGAGGACATTTCCTGCCAAGTGTACAAAGCCACCTGTCCTGCAAG GATCTATATTAAGAAGGTCCAGAAGTTCCCTGAGTATAGAGTTCCGACAGACCCCAAAATTGATAAGAAAATTTTACGTGTGGAACAGGAGAAAGCTTTCAACGTGCTGAAGAAAAACCTGATTGATGCTGGCGGGGTTCTCAG GTGGTATGTGCAGTTACCCACTCAGCAGGCTCATCAGTATCATCAACTAGAGATGTGCCTCCCACGATCGCCATTCTCCATACCGTCTCCTGAGGGTGAGGATGATGCAGGCAAAGACGAAAGCTGCACGCTGCCCTCGCGACTTCACCCGCAAGTTGCAGATAAGATCCGAGAGCTAGTGTCTCAAGGAATAGAACAAGTCTACGCAGTGAGGAAACAGTTACG AAAATTTGTGGAGCGAGAATTGTTCAGACCTGATGAAGTGCCGGAGAAGCACAACTTGTCTTTCTTTCCTACTGTAAATGATCTCAAGAACCACATTCATGAAGTGCAGAAGTCACTAAGAAACGGAAAGATATTATACAACTCAGAAACTATTCCAGCAATGGTAAAAGAGCGGactcttcttttttcctctttctcttttagcCGAGTTTTGTGGTCGTTTTGGCAGTCTTCATTGCCTGCTCTTGACTCTCTCAGGATAACCGTTTCAAAGGCATtagcacaattcccccccccccttgagtaa
- the CARF gene encoding calcium-responsive transcription factor isoform X6 has translation MEENGVDQEASMERASDLLVNSNNTEEVETEDQVFQMIVASQSENGQVLHVIPSSQPGMAQVIIPQGQLLDVTSCQDASEERNGGSLRTVAVAAVADGTSRYILHPQASLTVSKTTATRLLEDTFPVSPQPLSSNTPTWARRLRNCEKIGDSYRGYCSSETELENILTVHKQQTHSVWGTRQSPSPAKPATRLMWKSQYVPFDGIPFVNAGSRAIVMECQYGPRRKGFQPRKTGEQEDISCQVYKATCPARIYIKKVQKFPEYRVPTDPKIDKKILRVEQEKAFNVLKKNLIDAGGVLRWYVQLPTQQAHQYHQLEMCLPRSPFSIPSPEGEDDAGKDESCTLPSRLHPQVADKIRELVSQGIEQVYAVRKQLRKFVERELFRPDEVPEKHNLSFFPTVNDLKNHIHEVQKSLRNGKILYNSETIPAMLQWTTDSGNILTETVTVTLASSPTEGRSKLKTFIYC, from the exons ATGGAAGAAAATGGAGTTGATCAAGAAGCCAGTATGGAGAGAGCTAGTGACTTATTGGTCAACTCTAATAATACTGAAGAGGTGGAAACTGAGGACCAAGTATTCCAG ATGATAGTTGCCAGCCAGTCTGAAAATGGGCAAGTGCTGCACGTTATTCCTTCTTCTCAGCCAGGAATGGCACAAGTGATTATTCCCCAAGGTCAACTTTTGGATGTCACCAGTTGTCAGG ATGCTTCAGAAGAGAGAAATGGTGGGAGTTTGCGAACTGTTGCAGTGGCTGCTGTTGCAGACGGTACAAGCAGATACATCCTTCATCCTCAAGCATCTCTTACGGTGTCCAAAACAACAGCCACCAG GTTATTGGAAGACACTTTTCCAGTTTCCCCACAACCATTGTCCTCAAACACACCTACCTGGGCTCGCCGTCTCAGGAACTGTGAG AAAATTGGGGATTCATACCGTGGCTATTGTTCGAGTGAAACAGAATTAGAGAATATTCTAACAGTGCACAAGCAGCAGACGCACAGCGTGTGGGGAACACGCCAGTCTCCAAGCCCAGCTAAACCTGCCACAAGGCTGATGTGGAAATCACAATATGTTCCATTTGACGGGATCCCTTTTGTCAATGCTG GAAGCAGAGCCATAGTGATGGAGTGCCAATATGGGCCCCGAAGGAAGGGTTTTCAGCCCAGGAAAACCGGTGAACAGGAGGACATTTCCTGCCAAGTGTACAAAGCCACCTGTCCTGCAAG GATCTATATTAAGAAGGTCCAGAAGTTCCCTGAGTATAGAGTTCCGACAGACCCCAAAATTGATAAGAAAATTTTACGTGTGGAACAGGAGAAAGCTTTCAACGTGCTGAAGAAAAACCTGATTGATGCTGGCGGGGTTCTCAG GTGGTATGTGCAGTTACCCACTCAGCAGGCTCATCAGTATCATCAACTAGAGATGTGCCTCCCACGATCGCCATTCTCCATACCGTCTCCTGAGGGTGAGGATGATGCAGGCAAAGACGAAAGCTGCACGCTGCCCTCGCGACTTCACCCGCAAGTTGCAGATAAGATCCGAGAGCTAGTGTCTCAAGGAATAGAACAAGTCTACGCAGTGAGGAAACAGTTACG AAAATTTGTGGAGCGAGAATTGTTCAGACCTGATGAAGTGCCGGAGAAGCACAACTTGTCTTTCTTTCCTACTGTAAATGATCTCAAGAACCACATTCATGAAGTGCAGAAGTCACTAAGAAACGGAAAGATATTATACAACTCAGAAACTATTCCAGCAATG CTTCAATGGACAACAGACAGTGGTAATATTCTTACTGAAACAGTGACTGTTACACTTGCATCTTCACCTACTGAGGGTAGGAGCAAgctgaaaacatttatttattgctga
- the CARF gene encoding calcium-responsive transcription factor isoform X3, producing the protein MEENGVDQEASMERASDLLVNSNNTEEVETEDQVFQHLAYVETGDASFGPNVPQADLPIMAPISEDVSQSLNAQMQLSQALPFSAEGFQLVNQSGHPLYEVQSSEGSSTHMMIVASQSENGQVLHVIPSSQPGMAQVIIPQGQLLDVTSCQDASEERNGGSLRTVAVAAVADGTSRYILHPQASLTVSKTTATRLLEDTFPVSPQPLSSNTPTWARRLRNCEKIGDSYRGYCSSETELENILTVHKQQTHSVWGTRQSPSPAKPATRLMWKSQYVPFDGIPFVNAGSRAIVMECQYGPRRKGFQPRKTGEQEDISCQVYKATCPARIYIKKVQKFPEYRVPTDPKIDKKILRVEQEKAFNVLKKNLIDAGGVLRWYVQLPTQQAHQYHQLEMCLPRSPFSIPSPEGEDDAGKDESCTLPSRLHPQVADKIRELVSQGIEQVYAVRKQLRKFVERELFRPDEVPEKHNLSFFPTVNDLKNHIHEVQKSLRNGKILYNSETIPAMLQWTTDSGNILTETVTVTLASSPTEATLETDQLN; encoded by the exons ATGGAAGAAAATGGAGTTGATCAAGAAGCCAGTATGGAGAGAGCTAGTGACTTATTGGTCAACTCTAATAATACTGAAGAGGTGGAAACTGAGGACCAAGTATTCCAG CATCTAGCATACGTGGAAACCGGGGACGCATCCTTTGGGCCAAATGTTCCTCAAGCAGACCTGCCCATCATGGCGCCCATTTCCGAAGATGTTTCTCAGTCCCTGAATGCacaaatgcagctgtcccaggCACTCCCTTTTTCAGCAGAAGGGTTTCAACTTGTAAACCAGAGTGGCCATCCCCTTTATGAAGTACAATCTTCAGAGGGGTCCAGCACTCACATG ATGATAGTTGCCAGCCAGTCTGAAAATGGGCAAGTGCTGCACGTTATTCCTTCTTCTCAGCCAGGAATGGCACAAGTGATTATTCCCCAAGGTCAACTTTTGGATGTCACCAGTTGTCAGG ATGCTTCAGAAGAGAGAAATGGTGGGAGTTTGCGAACTGTTGCAGTGGCTGCTGTTGCAGACGGTACAAGCAGATACATCCTTCATCCTCAAGCATCTCTTACGGTGTCCAAAACAACAGCCACCAG GTTATTGGAAGACACTTTTCCAGTTTCCCCACAACCATTGTCCTCAAACACACCTACCTGGGCTCGCCGTCTCAGGAACTGTGAG AAAATTGGGGATTCATACCGTGGCTATTGTTCGAGTGAAACAGAATTAGAGAATATTCTAACAGTGCACAAGCAGCAGACGCACAGCGTGTGGGGAACACGCCAGTCTCCAAGCCCAGCTAAACCTGCCACAAGGCTGATGTGGAAATCACAATATGTTCCATTTGACGGGATCCCTTTTGTCAATGCTG GAAGCAGAGCCATAGTGATGGAGTGCCAATATGGGCCCCGAAGGAAGGGTTTTCAGCCCAGGAAAACCGGTGAACAGGAGGACATTTCCTGCCAAGTGTACAAAGCCACCTGTCCTGCAAG GATCTATATTAAGAAGGTCCAGAAGTTCCCTGAGTATAGAGTTCCGACAGACCCCAAAATTGATAAGAAAATTTTACGTGTGGAACAGGAGAAAGCTTTCAACGTGCTGAAGAAAAACCTGATTGATGCTGGCGGGGTTCTCAG GTGGTATGTGCAGTTACCCACTCAGCAGGCTCATCAGTATCATCAACTAGAGATGTGCCTCCCACGATCGCCATTCTCCATACCGTCTCCTGAGGGTGAGGATGATGCAGGCAAAGACGAAAGCTGCACGCTGCCCTCGCGACTTCACCCGCAAGTTGCAGATAAGATCCGAGAGCTAGTGTCTCAAGGAATAGAACAAGTCTACGCAGTGAGGAAACAGTTACG AAAATTTGTGGAGCGAGAATTGTTCAGACCTGATGAAGTGCCGGAGAAGCACAACTTGTCTTTCTTTCCTACTGTAAATGATCTCAAGAACCACATTCATGAAGTGCAGAAGTCACTAAGAAACGGAAAGATATTATACAACTCAGAAACTATTCCAGCAATG CTTCAATGGACAACAGACAGTGGTAATATTCTTACTGAAACAGTGACTGTTACACTTGCATCTTCACCTACTGAGG CAACTCTTGAAACGGACCAATTGAACTGA
- the CARF gene encoding calcium-responsive transcription factor isoform X4 yields the protein MEENGVDQEASMERASDLLVNSNNTEEVETEDQVFQHLAYVETGDASFGPNVPQADLPIMAPISEDVSQSLNAQMQLSQALPFSAEGFQLVNQSGHPLYEVQSSEGSSTHMMIVASQSENGQVLHVIPSSQPGMAQVIIPQGQLLDVTSCQDASEERNGGSLRTVAVAAVADGTSRYILHPQASLTVSKTTATRLLEDTFPVSPQPLSSNTPTWARRLRNCEKIGDSYRGYCSSETELENILTVHKQQTHSVWGTRQSPSPAKPATRLMWKSQYVPFDGIPFVNAGSRAIVMECQYGPRRKGFQPRKTGEQEDISCQVYKATCPARIYIKKVQKFPEYRVPTDPKIDKKILRVEQEKAFNVLKKNLIDAGGVLRWYVQLPTQQAHQYHQLEMCLPRSPFSIPSPEGEDDAGKDESCTLPSRLHPQVADKIRELVSQGIEQVYAVRKQLRKFVERELFRPDEVPEKHNLSFFPTVNDLKNHIHEVQKSLRNGKILYNSETIPAMLQWTTDSGNILTETVTVTLASSPTEGQL from the exons ATGGAAGAAAATGGAGTTGATCAAGAAGCCAGTATGGAGAGAGCTAGTGACTTATTGGTCAACTCTAATAATACTGAAGAGGTGGAAACTGAGGACCAAGTATTCCAG CATCTAGCATACGTGGAAACCGGGGACGCATCCTTTGGGCCAAATGTTCCTCAAGCAGACCTGCCCATCATGGCGCCCATTTCCGAAGATGTTTCTCAGTCCCTGAATGCacaaatgcagctgtcccaggCACTCCCTTTTTCAGCAGAAGGGTTTCAACTTGTAAACCAGAGTGGCCATCCCCTTTATGAAGTACAATCTTCAGAGGGGTCCAGCACTCACATG ATGATAGTTGCCAGCCAGTCTGAAAATGGGCAAGTGCTGCACGTTATTCCTTCTTCTCAGCCAGGAATGGCACAAGTGATTATTCCCCAAGGTCAACTTTTGGATGTCACCAGTTGTCAGG ATGCTTCAGAAGAGAGAAATGGTGGGAGTTTGCGAACTGTTGCAGTGGCTGCTGTTGCAGACGGTACAAGCAGATACATCCTTCATCCTCAAGCATCTCTTACGGTGTCCAAAACAACAGCCACCAG GTTATTGGAAGACACTTTTCCAGTTTCCCCACAACCATTGTCCTCAAACACACCTACCTGGGCTCGCCGTCTCAGGAACTGTGAG AAAATTGGGGATTCATACCGTGGCTATTGTTCGAGTGAAACAGAATTAGAGAATATTCTAACAGTGCACAAGCAGCAGACGCACAGCGTGTGGGGAACACGCCAGTCTCCAAGCCCAGCTAAACCTGCCACAAGGCTGATGTGGAAATCACAATATGTTCCATTTGACGGGATCCCTTTTGTCAATGCTG GAAGCAGAGCCATAGTGATGGAGTGCCAATATGGGCCCCGAAGGAAGGGTTTTCAGCCCAGGAAAACCGGTGAACAGGAGGACATTTCCTGCCAAGTGTACAAAGCCACCTGTCCTGCAAG GATCTATATTAAGAAGGTCCAGAAGTTCCCTGAGTATAGAGTTCCGACAGACCCCAAAATTGATAAGAAAATTTTACGTGTGGAACAGGAGAAAGCTTTCAACGTGCTGAAGAAAAACCTGATTGATGCTGGCGGGGTTCTCAG GTGGTATGTGCAGTTACCCACTCAGCAGGCTCATCAGTATCATCAACTAGAGATGTGCCTCCCACGATCGCCATTCTCCATACCGTCTCCTGAGGGTGAGGATGATGCAGGCAAAGACGAAAGCTGCACGCTGCCCTCGCGACTTCACCCGCAAGTTGCAGATAAGATCCGAGAGCTAGTGTCTCAAGGAATAGAACAAGTCTACGCAGTGAGGAAACAGTTACG AAAATTTGTGGAGCGAGAATTGTTCAGACCTGATGAAGTGCCGGAGAAGCACAACTTGTCTTTCTTTCCTACTGTAAATGATCTCAAGAACCACATTCATGAAGTGCAGAAGTCACTAAGAAACGGAAAGATATTATACAACTCAGAAACTATTCCAGCAATG CTTCAATGGACAACAGACAGTGGTAATATTCTTACTGAAACAGTGACTGTTACACTTGCATCTTCACCTACTGAGG GTCAGTTATGA
- the CARF gene encoding calcium-responsive transcription factor isoform X2, with protein MEENGVDQEASMERASDLLVNSNNTEEVETEDQVFQHLAYVETGDASFGPNVPQADLPIMAPISEDVSQSLNAQMQLSQALPFSAEGFQLVNQSGHPLYEVQSSEGSSTHMMIVASQSENGQVLHVIPSSQPGMAQVIIPQGQLLDVTSCQDASEERNGGSLRTVAVAAVADGTSRYILHPQASLTVSKTTATRLLEDTFPVSPQPLSSNTPTWARRLRNCEKIGDSYRGYCSSETELENILTVHKQQTHSVWGTRQSPSPAKPATRLMWKSQYVPFDGIPFVNAGSRAIVMECQYGPRRKGFQPRKTGEQEDISCQVYKATCPARIYIKKVQKFPEYRVPTDPKIDKKILRVEQEKAFNVLKKNLIDAGGVLRWYVQLPTQQAHQYHQLEMCLPRSPFSIPSPEGEDDAGKDESCTLPSRLHPQVADKIRELVSQGIEQVYAVRKQLRKFVERELFRPDEVPEKHNLSFFPTVNDLKNHIHEVQKSLRNGKILYNSETIPAMLQWTTDSGNILTETVTVTLASSPTEGRSKLKTFIYC; from the exons ATGGAAGAAAATGGAGTTGATCAAGAAGCCAGTATGGAGAGAGCTAGTGACTTATTGGTCAACTCTAATAATACTGAAGAGGTGGAAACTGAGGACCAAGTATTCCAG CATCTAGCATACGTGGAAACCGGGGACGCATCCTTTGGGCCAAATGTTCCTCAAGCAGACCTGCCCATCATGGCGCCCATTTCCGAAGATGTTTCTCAGTCCCTGAATGCacaaatgcagctgtcccaggCACTCCCTTTTTCAGCAGAAGGGTTTCAACTTGTAAACCAGAGTGGCCATCCCCTTTATGAAGTACAATCTTCAGAGGGGTCCAGCACTCACATG ATGATAGTTGCCAGCCAGTCTGAAAATGGGCAAGTGCTGCACGTTATTCCTTCTTCTCAGCCAGGAATGGCACAAGTGATTATTCCCCAAGGTCAACTTTTGGATGTCACCAGTTGTCAGG ATGCTTCAGAAGAGAGAAATGGTGGGAGTTTGCGAACTGTTGCAGTGGCTGCTGTTGCAGACGGTACAAGCAGATACATCCTTCATCCTCAAGCATCTCTTACGGTGTCCAAAACAACAGCCACCAG GTTATTGGAAGACACTTTTCCAGTTTCCCCACAACCATTGTCCTCAAACACACCTACCTGGGCTCGCCGTCTCAGGAACTGTGAG AAAATTGGGGATTCATACCGTGGCTATTGTTCGAGTGAAACAGAATTAGAGAATATTCTAACAGTGCACAAGCAGCAGACGCACAGCGTGTGGGGAACACGCCAGTCTCCAAGCCCAGCTAAACCTGCCACAAGGCTGATGTGGAAATCACAATATGTTCCATTTGACGGGATCCCTTTTGTCAATGCTG GAAGCAGAGCCATAGTGATGGAGTGCCAATATGGGCCCCGAAGGAAGGGTTTTCAGCCCAGGAAAACCGGTGAACAGGAGGACATTTCCTGCCAAGTGTACAAAGCCACCTGTCCTGCAAG GATCTATATTAAGAAGGTCCAGAAGTTCCCTGAGTATAGAGTTCCGACAGACCCCAAAATTGATAAGAAAATTTTACGTGTGGAACAGGAGAAAGCTTTCAACGTGCTGAAGAAAAACCTGATTGATGCTGGCGGGGTTCTCAG GTGGTATGTGCAGTTACCCACTCAGCAGGCTCATCAGTATCATCAACTAGAGATGTGCCTCCCACGATCGCCATTCTCCATACCGTCTCCTGAGGGTGAGGATGATGCAGGCAAAGACGAAAGCTGCACGCTGCCCTCGCGACTTCACCCGCAAGTTGCAGATAAGATCCGAGAGCTAGTGTCTCAAGGAATAGAACAAGTCTACGCAGTGAGGAAACAGTTACG AAAATTTGTGGAGCGAGAATTGTTCAGACCTGATGAAGTGCCGGAGAAGCACAACTTGTCTTTCTTTCCTACTGTAAATGATCTCAAGAACCACATTCATGAAGTGCAGAAGTCACTAAGAAACGGAAAGATATTATACAACTCAGAAACTATTCCAGCAATG CTTCAATGGACAACAGACAGTGGTAATATTCTTACTGAAACAGTGACTGTTACACTTGCATCTTCACCTACTGAGGGTAGGAGCAAgctgaaaacatttatttattgctga